The following is a genomic window from Clostridium sp..
TAAAAATGGCAGAAGCTCTGGATACTTCACATCTTCAGAAAATAGAAGAATTGAAGCTCTCTAAAAGTAACAATACGTTGTACTTCAACGTTGCTTCCAATGATGACTTATCCCTGGAAGAGTGGAATTTCAACAAGAGAGCCAACTTCTTTGAAGAAGTTCTCGGAGTGAAACCAATTATCTAAAATTCAATATACTGACAGGAGGTATACAAAATTGAATAACTTCAATGATCCAAAAAATTTTATAAATAGAGAATTGAGCTGGCTTGAATTCAATAAAAGAGTTTTGGAAGAATGCAGGAATACAAAACATCCTCTCTTTGAAAGACTGAGATTTGTTTCAATCACGAGTTCAAATTTAGATGAATTTTTCATGGTAAGGGTAGGCTCACTTATAGACCAGATAAAGGCAGGTTTTACAAAACCTGATCCATCAGGACTGACTCCAAAGCAGCAATTAAAGGAAATTTGCAAAAGCACAGCCAAATTGGTCAATAAACAATGCAGCTATTACAATCGGTCTTTAAAGATAGCCCTTGGCAAGGAGAATATAAATTTTCTGACTATAAATGATTTAAATAAAAAACAACTTGATTATGTTCAGGATTATTATCATAAAAATGTATTTCCTGTAATTACTCCTATTTTAATTGACCAAAGTACTTCATTTCCTTTAATTTTAAATAAAAGTTTAAATATAGGATTGATTATAGAAGAAAACAAGGAAAAAGTTTTTGCTACAGTTGAAGTACCTTCCGTATTGAAAAGGATAATAGAAATACCTTCTGAAACAGGACTTAATGTAATAATGATAGAGGACTTAATCAAAAAAAATCTTTCTTCGCTGTTCGGTACTTCCAAAATATTGGCCTCGGGGTGTTACAGAGTTACAAGAAATGCAGATTTGACTCTTGATGAAGAAGGAGCTGAAGATCTGCTTGAAGCTATAGAGGAATCAATAAAGCAGCGTAAATGGGGAGCTGCCGTGCGCCTTGAAATAGAGCATGGAATAGACAAAGATATAGTTGATATTTTAGAGAGAGAACTTGAAATATCAAAAATTCAAGAATATGAGATAAATACTCCTCTTGATATGACTTTTTTAAAAGAATTGATAGGTATGAAAGACTACAAATACTTATGCTATGAATCTATAAAGCCTTATAATCCTCTAAAAAACATGGACAATAATGATATATTCCAAATTATTTCAGACAGGGATATACTGCTTCACCATCCTTATGAATCTTTCGATCCCATAGTAAATCTTGTAAGGCAGGCTGCACTTGATCCTTCAGTTCTGGCTATAAAGCAGACTCTCTACAGGGTAAGCGGGGACTCTCCCATTATAAAAGCCTTGATTTCAGCGGCTGAAAACAAAAAGCAGGTAACTGTTCTTGTAGAATTGAAGGCCAGATTTGATGAAGAAAGCAATATAAATTGGGCAAAACAGCTTGAAGAATCTGGATGTCATGTCATATATGGACTTGTAGGGCTTAAAACCCACTGCAAATTACTTCTCATAGTCAGGAGAGAAAAAAATGGAATAAAGAGATATGTACATATGGGAACCGGAAACTATAATGACGTGACGGCAAAATTGTATACGGACATAGGGCTTTTATCTTCAAATCCCTATTATGGTGAAGATGCTTCTACAATATTCAACATGTTGAGCGGTCATTCCATTCCGAAGGATTTGAAGAAATTGTGCATTGCTCCACTGAATTTAAGAGAACGATTTTTATATCTCATAGATCAGGAAATCCAAAATGCCAAAAGTGGAAAGCCAGCAAAAATAATTGCCAAAATGAATTCACTGGTAGACAAGAATATAATTCAAAACCTGTATAAGGCATCTTCTGCCGGGGTAAAAATTCATCTTGTTGTACGTGGAATTTGCTGTCTTCGTCCCAATGTTCCCAACGTAAGTGAGAATATAACCGTAATAAGTATAGTTGGGAGATTTCTTGAACACAGCAGAATATTCTATTTTTACAATAATGGCGAGGAACTCATATATTTGTCCAGTGCGGATTGGATGACAAGGAATCTTGACAGAAGAGTTGAACTTCTATTTCCAATTGAAAATATGGAGATAAAGGAAAACATCAAAAAAATTCTGAGTATATATCTGAAAGACACTATACAGAGTAAAAAATTAAATACGGACGGTACATACTCAAATATAGATAAGCGCGGGAAACAATTACTGGACAGCCAAAACACCTTTTATCAATATTCTCTGATAAGGAACAATGAAAACTCTAAAAAAACAGAGCTTTCAAAATCAAAATGGAGAGAAGAAGGTTTTGAGGTAAAGCAGGCAGATAGCTGAGTTTTATTTCTTCTCAGCTATTCTTTTTTTCAATTCCAATCCTGTTTTGGTAACTGCAAGACCACCAAGTGCCGTTTCCCTTAGTTCACAGGGCATGGATTTTCCGACCTCATACATAGCAGACACTACATCATCAAAAGGTATACGGCTGTGTACGCCTGCCATTACCATATCTGCCGCAGTAACTGCATTCACTGCCCCGGATACATTCCTCTTTGCACAAGGTATCTCCACAAGACCTGCTACAGGATCACACACGAGTCCCATTATATTTTTTATAACTATGGCCGCCGCACTAAGGCACATTTCCGGTGTCCCTCCCATCATTTCCACAACTGCCCCGGCTGCCATTGCAGCTGCCGATCCGCACTCTGCCTGACATCCTCCTTCCGCCCCTGCCAGAGTGGCATTTTTAGCTATTATGACACCTATACAACTTGCAGTAAACAGCGCCCTTACCAGCTCATCTTCATTCTTTTCCAGTTTTTCACCGGCAGTTATTATTACCGCCGGCAGAATCCCACAGGACCCTGCTGTTGGCGCAGCCACTATTTTACCCATGGAAGCATTCACTTCCGAACATGACAATGCCCTGGACATGACTTTTATCATAAAATTCCCGGTTAGAGAACTTGAATTCTGCAAATATGTATTTAGCCTGCAGGCATCTCCACCTATAAGACCGCTTACTGACTTTATGCTGTGAGTGAGCGCATATTCAGAAGATTGTTTCATTACATCCAGATTCCTCTTCATCTTCCGTATTATTTCCTGTTCAGAGATACCTGTTGAATTCACTTCATCTTCAATAGCATATTCCCATATTTTAATATTTCTCCTTCTACACAGTTCTATAAGTTCCTTTCCGCAATCAACCATATCACGATTCCCCCTGTACAGGATTTATAGCTACAGCTTCCCTTATTCTGGAAATGCCTCTTATTTCGTCTATAAGTTCTGTTTGTATTATATTATCAAGCTCAAGAACCATAAAAGCTGTGGAGCCTTTCCCCCTGGTTCTGTAAACCCTCATAAATGCTATATTTATATCATACTTATACAGCACTTCACACACATTCTTAATCATTCCCGGAATATCATAATGACTTATTATAAGCGTGGGATAATTCCCGGTGAACTCCACCTTGGTCCCATTTATTTCACTTACCAATATGTTTCCGCCGCCTATGGAGGATCCTACCATTTCAGTTTTGCTGCCATTTGTACTGCTGATTATGAACTTCACAGTATTGGGATGGACATCTCCCAGATCAGTCTCTAGAAACTCAATTTTAATATTCTGTTTTCTTGCAATCTCCATGGAATTTCTCAAGTTGTCATCCCATGGATTCATTCCAATCAGGCCTGCAGTCAATGCCTTGTCAGTACCATGTCCCCTATAGGTCCTGGCAAAAGATCCGTGAAGATAGCATTTTACACTTGATATATCTCCAGCTGCTACAATTCTTGCAATTTTACCCAATCTTGCGGCTCCTGCCGTATGGGAACTTGAAGGTCCTATCATGATCGGGCCCAAAATATCAAAGACTCCATATTGTCTCATATAAAGCTTCCTCCTAATCCTTAGTATTTATAAAAACAACTTCCGCCTATAAATTCTCTCAATATTGAATTATCAGGCACGAGATCCTCATCCACACTTTTGAAAAAGCTCAGGAAGCTTCTCAATCTAAGTGCTTCACAATATACCGGGCTGCTTTTTCTGATCTTTCTAAGTTCCTGCAGTGCATACTTCTTGAGCACACATAATTCGTATACCAGCGTAGAATTAAACATTACATCCGCATTTTCCTGAAATACGAATATATTTTTTTCCTCGCCTCTTTTTATTGACGGCCGCATCTTAAGTGTATCCTCTCCTTTATACCCTCTTGATATATAGTCTCTCACTATTCTTCTTATTATTCTTACATCCGTAGTTGCTATTCTATTATGGTTATCAAGATTTAACTGGGTAAGAGCACTTATATATATTTTGAATTTGTTTTCTGCAGGTATTGAGGATGTAAGAATTTCATTCAATCCATGAATTCCTTCTATGAGTATTATGCCATTTTGAGGCAGCTTAACTTTCTGTCCCGACCATTCCCTATGTCCACTTTTAAAATTAAATTCCGGGAGTTGTACTTCTCTTCCATCCATCAGCATTTGAAGATTTTTATTGAACAAATCTAAATCCAAGGCATATATGGATTCAAAATCATAATTGCCATTTTCATCTAAAGGAGTATATTTTCTTTCCACAAAATAATTATCAAGAGAAATCGGCAGTGGTTTATATCCATTGACTCCCATCTGTATTGCAAGCCTTCTTGAAAATGTGGTTTTCCCCGAAGAACTTGGACCGGCAATCAATACTGCCTTGACAGATTTCCTTTCACTTATCATATCTGCAATATATGCAATTTTTTTCTCATGGAGTGCTTCTGCAACTCTTATCATATATGATATATCATTATTTCTAACCTTGTCATTTAAAGAAGCCACATCGGATACTTCCAATATATTGTGCCATTTCTTGGTTTCAATAAATATCCTGTTTAACTTTCTGTATTCTACAAATTCAGGCAGAACTTCAGGATTATCCTTATCCGGGTATATCAATATAAAACCGGAATCATAGTATATCAAATCAAACAGTTTCAAAACTCCTGTTGAATATGCCATGCTGCTGTAAAAATAATCATATATTCCATCCATCTCATACAAATCCACGTAATCTGTATTTATATGTTCAAGTAGTTTTACCTTGTCTGCCATATTGTATTTTCTAAAAATACAAAGTGCCCTTTTTTTTGGAACCCTTACTTTATTTATAGGCATATCCCTGTCTATTATTTCCTGCATTCTATTTTTTATTTTTATTATGTCCTTTTCATTTAGAGGACTTGTTTTATTTATCTCGCCATATATTCCTTTTCCGAGAGAATGTTCTATAATAATCTCACAATCCTCGAATACATCATATACAGCTTTTATAAGTACAAATTGAAGGGTTCTCTCATAGGTCCTGTTTCCAATAATATCTGATAAATAAACAGGTTCAAAAACTCCACCTTCATTCAATGAATCTGTAAACTCGAAATATTTGCCATTTATCTTTGCAAGTAATGCAGGTTTATTATCATCATAATTTCCCCTGAATATTTTATACAAATTTGTACCCTTTTTCAAATTCAGTATCCTATCTTTTATTTTTACTTTTACATATAAATCATTGCAGATTGTATTATGCTCCCGATATTCCAGTTCACTCATCGTCTCATCTCCTTGGATTTATACTACTTCTATATTATACTTCATATTAATCTACAAATGTTCTTGTTTTGCTTATATTTTTACTATTAATGCAAAATATAAGCATGAGGTGATTTTTGTGTTTATTGTACTTTTTAGAACAATTATACTCTATATAGTAGTAGTAATTTCAATGAGACTTATGGGGAAAAAACAGATAGGTGAAATGGAACCTTTTGAACTCGTAATAGCCATAATGATATCCGAACTTGCATCTCTTCCAATGCAGGATACCAGAATATCAATATTAAGAGGTATAATACCTATAATTACTCTTTTATTTCTTCAAACCTGTTTTGCACTCATACAGCTTAAGAGTGAGAAAATGAGACTTATTCTAAGCGGCAAACCGAGCATACTTATAAGCAACGGCAAATTAGACTTTAAAGAACTGAAAAAGGAGAAATTCAATTTAAATGATCTTCTGGAGGAATTAAGGCTTCAAGGTTATTACAATGTATCCGATGTGGAATATGCTATTCTTGAGACAAGTGGAAAAATCTCTGTAATACCAAAAACAAATCTTTCACCCACAACCAAGGAAGACATGAAAATTCCATCTACACAGGATACACTTCCTCTAACTTTGATATTGGACGGAAAGATAAATTTGAAAAATTTGAACACGCTGAATAAAAACAGAAGCTGGCTAAAAAACATGCTAAAGAAGAACAACGTACATTCTATAGAGGAAGTACTGATAGCCATGGTAGATTCAAAAGGGAAATTTTTTTATCAGTGTAAATAATTCAATAAAACAATCTAGTGAAATGGATGTGATAAAATGAGGAGTTCCATAGCTTCCATAATTATGTTTGTAGTTATGGTAATATGTATAACATTTTCTATAAATTATCTAAAAAACAAAACACATATGCTGGAGTACTCGAATAATAAAATTGAAACAGCTATAAAATCCAATTCCTTTGAAAATGCTTCAAGATCCTTGAATGAATTTAAAACAATCTGGGATAATTACTCGCGAAACATATCAATATTTACAAATCACAATGAATTGGATGATATAGATGAACAAATTGAAAAACTAACCCAGTATATAAAATATGAAAATAAAGAAGAGTCTTTAATATCTACAAATATAATAAGAAGTATATTAAACCGCATACCTGAAATGGAAAAAGTGGATGTACAAAATTTGTTTTAGTTTATCTGAAACTCAGGTTCACAAAGTTTACAAAATAATTTATAATTAAGTTATGGAAAATATCATACTTATAGACTATAATAGATTATAGGAATTAACATCAAAGTCCCAGCGGGACTTGTACAGTCCCTTTCTGTGACTTATATACAGTTTAATTGATAAAATCAATTCACAAGTCAAATAAATTTTGAAAGGTGGAATAGAAATGGCGTTAGTTACTACAAAGGAGATGTTCAAGAAAGCATATGCTGGGAAATACTCAATAGGTGCTTTCAATATCAACAATCTCGAAATACTTCAAGGGGTTGTTAGAGGAGCAAAGGCCAGAAACTCTGCTGTTATTATTCAGTGTTCATCAGGAGCAATAAAATATGCTGGTTCAACATATATAGAGGCAATGGTCAGGGCTGCTATAGATGAAACCGGTATTGATGCAGCTCTTCATCTGGATCATGGTCCTGATCTGGAAACCGTAAAATTATGCGTAAAAAGTGGATTTACATCTGTTATGTTTGATGGTTCCCATTTTGACTATGATGAAAACGTAAAAAAGACAAAAGAGGTAGTTGAATATGCTCATGCCAATGGAGTAGTAGTTGAAGCAGAACTTGGAGTTTTGGCCGGAGTAGAAGACGATGTATCTGCAGACAAGCATATATATACTGATCCTGATCAAGCTGTAGATTTTGTAGACAGGACCGGCATTGATTCTCTGGCAATAGCTATAGGAACATCTCATGGAGCATTTAAATTCCCGCCGAACTTTAAACCAGCTTTAAGATTTGATATACTGGAACAGGTACAGGAAAAATTGCCTGGTTTTCCTATAGTACTTCACGGTGCCTCGGCTGTAGACCCGGAAGCAGTCAACACCTGTAATAAATACGGTGGAAACATAGCCAATGCAAAGGGAATACCTGTAGATATGCTTAGAAAGGCTTCCTCCATGGCTGTATGTAAAATAAACATGGATACCGATCTTAGATTGGCTATGACTGCTGCAGTAAGGAAAACATTCGCAGAACATCCGGAAGTATTCGATCCGAGAAAATATCTGGGGGCAGGAAGAGACTATATACAAAAAGTTGTAGAAGGAAAAATAGACAACGTATTAGGTTCTGCCAACTCATTAAATTAGCTATTTAGTTAAACCCCATTTAACTAAAATTAATAAAAACTTATATTTTATAAAATTGGTTCCTATACAAGTTATGGGAACTAATTTTATATTGTGTACATTTATGATATAATTCAAAATAATGATGGTTTTAGAAGTAGGTGATATTATTCAGGAATTAGAAACAAGAATAGTAAAAATAGATGTTGGTGCCGTAAAAAGCAAGTTAAAATACATAAATGCTCCCAGAGTAAAAATGGAAAATCAAATAAACAGTATTTATGATTATGAGGATAGGCGTTTAATAAATAACAGAGGTTATGCTAGAATAAGAGTAGTGGAAAATCTTCTTGACAATTCAGTTGATTATTATATGACTACGAAAAAACTGATAAGTCAGGGAACATACAAGATAATGGATGAAAATGAAATTAAAATATCCGATGCAGAAACGGGCAAAAAAATTTTTGAGTCTCTTGGTCTAAAACTGCAGCAGAACATAAAAAAATACAGAGAAAGCTATAAATATAAAAATAGTCTCATAGAAATAGATATAAATGATAGATCTTTTTGTCCCTTTCCCTATTTGGAAATAGAAACTCAAAATAATGATGAACTCCATGAAATAGTGGAACTTCTGGGTTACACTATAGAAGATACAACTTCGGAAACAATATATGAAATACTAAATAGAGAAAGGTAAGATTATGTTTGGTTATGTTACCCCCTGTATCTCGGAACTTAAAGTAAAAGACTATGAAAAATTCAAAGCATATTATTGCGGACTATGCAGATCTATAAAACATAATATTGGGAATATACCAAGAATAGCTTTGAACTATGATATGACATTCCTGGCCATACTGCTTGATAGCTTATCCGATAAAAAACTTGGATATGAAATAAAAAAATGTCTGGTTCATCCTATAAAGAAAAAAGTTATATTGAAGGATACTCCTGCATTAGAATATGCCTCCTTTTATAATATTACATTAAGTTGCTATAAATTTCTGGATGACATTAATGATGATCATTCAATAAAGAATAGGTTTTTATACGGTGCTTTTAAAATATATCTAAATAAATTGCCTGAAACATTCAATTCCAGTGTGAACTATATAAAAAACAGCTTATATAATTTATCCAGGATTGAAAATAATAATGAATGTAGCTCCTTTGACAGTATATGCCACCCATTTTCCGATCTCACCGCTTTCGTACTGTCAAATTATACATCTGAAAACAGGGAAAACTTATACTGGCTGGGATACAATTTGGGAAAGTGGATTTATATAATAGATGCTGTAGACGATCTGGAAAGGGATATGAAAAACAATAAATTCAATCCTCTAAACACTTGCTTCAACAGTAAGAATCTGGATTATGATCAGTTTTATCCCGAAATAAAGGACAGGGTTGATTTTATTTTGGGAACTTGTGCTTCACAGTGCATGAACTTTTTTAACAAACTTCCCATAGCAAAAAATGAAGATTTACTATATAACATATTGCAATATGGACTTTTAGAAAAAATGGATAAAGTATTTGAGAGAGGTGTCTACAAAAATGAAAAATCCCTATGAGGTACTTGGAATAAAAGAAAATGCTTCAAAAGAAGAAATCAAGAAGGCATACAGAAACCTGGCAAAAAAATATCATCCGGATCAATATGGAAACAATCCGTTAAAAGACCTGGCAGAAGATAAAATGCGGGACATAAACGCAGCTTATGATTATCTGATGAAAAATTCATCTGGTTCAGGAAATGGAAATACTTCCTACAGCAGCGGGAATACTTACTCAGGAGAAAACTCCGATTTGTATCAATCCATTGAGGTTGATATAAACAACGGCAACATACGGGATGCTGAAGAAAAGCTCTCAAGATGTACTACACAGGATGCTGAATGGAATTATCTTATGGGAATACTTAATTTGAGAAAGGGATGGTACAACGAGGCCTTTTCCAACCTGAGCACCGCATGCAGCATGGATCCCGATAATTTTAAATACAGATCTGCATTAAACAGGATGCAGAGCATGAATAATACTTACAGACAGCCCTATTACAATACGAGAAGGGGTGATTCCGACATCTGTAATATCTGTGCTACATTATACTGTCTGGACTGCCTTTGTGATGGAGGCGGCGCAGGCTGCTAATTTTACTATGATTTAAGGAGGAATGAAAATGTCCGGTAATTCAGCGAAATCCCTTTACATGGCTAAGGGAGGTCTTTTAACTGCCATTGGTGTGATTCTAATCTACGTGAGTGGAATAATACCAGTAAATAAAGCTTATTTATTGGCAATAGCATCTTTCATCATACCTCTTTCCATATTGATCACGGATATAAAAAATACATTTGTAGTTTATATTTGCACCTCCATATTGTCTATTCTTTTATGTGGAGTTAAATTTACTGTAATTACATATATACTTTTTTTCGGTCTATATGGTTTTGCAAAATTCTATATAGAGAAAATCAACAAAATAGTTTTGGAAATCATTCTCAAACTGCTATTTTCAAATGCCTGTGCAGCCATTTTATTCTTGATTTACAAGCTATTTTTCCCTGGACTGTTCAATCTTAGATTTTCATTGTACTTGATTATCATAGGACTCCAGATAGCTTTTATCTTATATGACTACGTTTTAACTTTGATTATAAATTTCATGGACAAAAGACTTTCTAAAAAAGTTTAAAATTTCCTTGACATTTAATTTTAAAATGGTATAATATTTAATGTCGATTGATTTTCAGGATAATGCCCATTCGCCAAATGGTAAGGCACCTGTCTCTGGAACAGGCATCTGTTGGTTCGAATCCAGCATGGGCAGCCAAAGAACTCATTTTGAGTTCTTTTTTTAAATTATTCTTGACAAAGTATTATTACATATTATAAAATTTGATAAAAGTAAATAATTAGCTTTGAATAAGGAATAGTAATATTTACATCACTAAAGAGAGCTGTTGTCAGGTGAAAAACGGCATGAATTCAAAATATGAACTCGCCTTAAGAGCTTGTCTGAATAAATCAGATACGGAAAAATCCGTTATATTTTAAGTGAAATCATTTGTTGATTTAATTAGAGTGGTACCGCGGGAATTGAACTTTTCGTCTCTTTTTGGGAGATGAGAAGTTTTTTATATTATCAGTATAAACAGTATTAGATGAACCTATATAGCTATTATGAACAAAGGAGAGATTTTATGTACAGCACTAAAATTGATGAAAAATGGCAAGAAAAATGGGAAAAAACACATATTTATAAATTTGATGAAGATAACCTGGCTAATAAATTATATGTACTGGAGATGTTTTCCTATCCATCAGGGAGTAGACTTCATGCCGGGCATTGGTTCAACTATGCTCCCGTGGACTCCTGGGCAAGATTAAAGAGAATGCAGGGTTATAATGTATTCCAGCCTATGGGTTTTGATTCATTCGGACTTCCTGCAGAAAACTATGCCATCAAAACTGGAATTCATCCAAGTGATTCCACTGAAAAAAACATCGCCACAATGGAAAAACAGCTTCGATCCATGGGTGCCATGTTCAACTGGGAAAATGAAGTAATAACCTGCCATCCTGATTATTACAAGTGGAACCAGTGGCTATTTCTTCAACTATATAAACACGGTCTGGCTTTCAGGAAAAATGCTCCCGTAAACTGGTGCCCCAGCTGCAAGACAGTTCTTGCAAATGAACAGGTTCAGGAAGGCCACTGTGAAAGATGCGGAACCGAAGTCACTAAAAAGGATCTGACTCAGTGGTTCTTCAAAATAACGGATTATGCAGAAGAACTTCTTCAATACCTTGACAAACTTGATTGGCCTGAAACAACAAAAGCAATGCAGCGACACTGGATAGGAAAATCCACAGGTACAAATGTAACTTTCAAGGTAAGCGATTCTGATCTTGAGTTCAGTGTTTTCACTACAAGGGTTGACACTTTATTTGGTGTTACTTATGTAGTACTGTCACCTGAAAACACCCTGGTGGATAAACTGACAAAGGAAAAATACAGAAAACAGGTTGAAGAGTACAAAGAACAGGCCAAAAAACAGAGTGAGATTGAAAGGCAGTCAATCACAAGAGAAAAAACCGGTGTATTTTCCGGGTCATATGCCATAAACCCTATAAATGGAAGGAAAGTTCCAATATGGATTGGTGACTATGTACTCAATACTTATGGTACTGGAGCCGTAATGGCAGTTCCTGCCCACGATGAAAGGGACTTTGAATTTGCCACCAAATACAAGCTTCCTATAGAGAGGGTTATAGAAGGCGGAGACAGTCTCCCTTATGTAGAATATGGGAAAATGATAAACAGCCGCGAATTCAACGGTCTGACAACAAAAGAAGGCAAGAAAGCTGTTACCAAAAAACTTGAAAACATGGGACTTGGTTCTGGAAAAGTAAACTACAGATTAAGAGACTGGCTTGTATCCAGGCAGAGATATTGGGGAACCCCTATTCCAGTAGTCTATTGTGAAAAATGCGGTATAGTTCCCGTTCCTGAAGATCAACTTCCAGTTAAACTTCCATATGATGTTGAATTCTCACCAGATGGTAAATCTCCCCTGTTGAAATCGGAAGAATTCATGAATACTACATGTCCCCACTGCGGAGGTCCCGCAAAAAGAGAGGCGGATACTCTTGATACCTTTGTATGCTCTTCCTGGTACTATTTAAGATATGCAGACAATAAGAACAGCAGTGAAGCCTTCAACAAGGACAAAATAGAAAGAATGCTCCCTGTAGACATGTATGTAGGAGGTCATGAGCATGCATGCATGCATCTTCTATATGCAAGATTTATAACCAAGGCCCTCAGGGATATGGGATTTTTGAATTTCGATGAACCGTTCTTGTCTCTGAGACATCAGGGCATAATACTGGGACCCGACGGACAGAAGATGAGCAAATCCAAGGGTAATACCATATCACCAGACGATTGCATAAAAGAATACGGTGCGGATGTATTCAGGCTGTATCTTATGTTTGGATTTGACTACTCAGAAGGCGGTGCCTGGAGTGATGACGGAATTAAGTCCATGAGTAAATTTGTAGACAGAGTTGAGCGAATTATATCTGAGGCAAAGCAGGAAATAAATACTGCCAAAAACAGTAAAACCTCAATGGATGATGCTGAAAAAGAACTCAACTATGTCAGAAACTTTACTATAAAATCAGTTTCAGAGGATACAAATAAATTTCAATTCAATACATCAATAGCAAGGATCATGGAGTTCACAAATGCTCTATCCAAATACTTGAAAACTAAAAATAAAAATACGAAATTTTTACAGGAAACAATAGTAGATTTTGTGAAAATATTAGCTCCTTTTGCACCTCATTTTTCGGAAGAACAATGGGAATTCCTCGATAAAAAATATTCCATATTCAATGAAAAATGGCCTGAATTTGATCCAAATGCCCTAATAAAGGACAATATTGAAATCGCCATTCAGGTAAATGGAAAAATAAAATCCAAAATAAATATTGCAACCGATCTTTCAGAGGATGAAGTAAAACAAATAGCCCTGACACAGGAAAATGTCAAGTCAGCCATTGAAGGCAGGAATATTAAAAAAATTATACTTGTAAAAGGCAGACTCGTAAATATAGTTGCAAAATAAATTAAAAAGGCAGGTTTTTTACCTGTCTTTTATATAATCCTTTAATTATATATTTGAATCATCTTCTCTGTAGATTTCAACAGATTTACAAGTTCAAAAACTTCACCTTCATCAATAAGTTTGTTCAATTCCTTCTGATATCTTGTGGCATCCGATAACTTTCCCATTGATGAAATCGTGATTATATTGTTCATTATATCAGATACAAGGCTGGAC
Proteins encoded in this region:
- the sdaAB gene encoding L-serine ammonia-lyase, iron-sulfur-dependent subunit beta, with translation MRQYGVFDILGPIMIGPSSSHTAGAARLGKIARIVAAGDISSVKCYLHGSFARTYRGHGTDKALTAGLIGMNPWDDNLRNSMEIARKQNIKIEFLETDLGDVHPNTVKFIISSTNGSKTEMVGSSIGGGNILVSEINGTKVEFTGNYPTLIISHYDIPGMIKNVCEVLYKYDINIAFMRVYRTRGKGSTAFMVLELDNIIQTELIDEIRGISRIREAVAINPVQGES
- a CDS encoding RNA degradosome polyphosphate kinase; translated protein: MNNFNDPKNFINRELSWLEFNKRVLEECRNTKHPLFERLRFVSITSSNLDEFFMVRVGSLIDQIKAGFTKPDPSGLTPKQQLKEICKSTAKLVNKQCSYYNRSLKIALGKENINFLTINDLNKKQLDYVQDYYHKNVFPVITPILIDQSTSFPLILNKSLNIGLIIEENKEKVFATVEVPSVLKRIIEIPSETGLNVIMIEDLIKKNLSSLFGTSKILASGCYRVTRNADLTLDEEGAEDLLEAIEESIKQRKWGAAVRLEIEHGIDKDIVDILERELEISKIQEYEINTPLDMTFLKELIGMKDYKYLCYESIKPYNPLKNMDNNDIFQIISDRDILLHHPYESFDPIVNLVRQAALDPSVLAIKQTLYRVSGDSPIIKALISAAENKKQVTVLVELKARFDEESNINWAKQLEESGCHVIYGLVGLKTHCKLLLIVRREKNGIKRYVHMGTGNYNDVTAKLYTDIGLLSSNPYYGEDASTIFNMLSGHSIPKDLKKLCIAPLNLRERFLYLIDQEIQNAKSGKPAKIIAKMNSLVDKNIIQNLYKASSAGVKIHLVVRGICCLRPNVPNVSENITVISIVGRFLEHSRIFYFYNNGEELIYLSSADWMTRNLDRRVELLFPIENMEIKENIKKILSIYLKDTIQSKKLNTDGTYSNIDKRGKQLLDSQNTFYQYSLIRNNENSKKTELSKSKWREEGFEVKQADS
- the sdaAA gene encoding L-serine ammonia-lyase, iron-sulfur-dependent, subunit alpha — protein: MVDCGKELIELCRRRNIKIWEYAIEDEVNSTGISEQEIIRKMKRNLDVMKQSSEYALTHSIKSVSGLIGGDACRLNTYLQNSSSLTGNFMIKVMSRALSCSEVNASMGKIVAAPTAGSCGILPAVIITAGEKLEKNEDELVRALFTASCIGVIIAKNATLAGAEGGCQAECGSAAAMAAGAVVEMMGGTPEMCLSAAAIVIKNIMGLVCDPVAGLVEIPCAKRNVSGAVNAVTAADMVMAGVHSRIPFDDVVSAMYEVGKSMPCELRETALGGLAVTKTGLELKKRIAEKK
- a CDS encoding DUF421 domain-containing protein, with the translated sequence MFIVLFRTIILYIVVVISMRLMGKKQIGEMEPFELVIAIMISELASLPMQDTRISILRGIIPIITLLFLQTCFALIQLKSEKMRLILSGKPSILISNGKLDFKELKKEKFNLNDLLEELRLQGYYNVSDVEYAILETSGKISVIPKTNLSPTTKEDMKIPSTQDTLPLTLILDGKINLKNLNTLNKNRSWLKNMLKKNNVHSIEEVLIAMVDSKGKFFYQCK
- a CDS encoding nucleoside kinase; this translates as MSELEYREHNTICNDLYVKVKIKDRILNLKKGTNLYKIFRGNYDDNKPALLAKINGKYFEFTDSLNEGGVFEPVYLSDIIGNRTYERTLQFVLIKAVYDVFEDCEIIIEHSLGKGIYGEINKTSPLNEKDIIKIKNRMQEIIDRDMPINKVRVPKKRALCIFRKYNMADKVKLLEHINTDYVDLYEMDGIYDYFYSSMAYSTGVLKLFDLIYYDSGFILIYPDKDNPEVLPEFVEYRKLNRIFIETKKWHNILEVSDVASLNDKVRNNDISYMIRVAEALHEKKIAYIADMISERKSVKAVLIAGPSSSGKTTFSRRLAIQMGVNGYKPLPISLDNYFVERKYTPLDENGNYDFESIYALDLDLFNKNLQMLMDGREVQLPEFNFKSGHREWSGQKVKLPQNGIILIEGIHGLNEILTSSIPAENKFKIYISALTQLNLDNHNRIATTDVRIIRRIVRDYISRGYKGEDTLKMRPSIKRGEEKNIFVFQENADVMFNSTLVYELCVLKKYALQELRKIRKSSPVYCEALRLRSFLSFFKSVDEDLVPDNSILREFIGGSCFYKY